A region of Salvia splendens isolate huo1 chromosome 17, SspV2, whole genome shotgun sequence DNA encodes the following proteins:
- the LOC121773791 gene encoding non-specific lipid-transfer protein 2-like: protein MKLMCSVLIAAALIAAVAPLSEAAISCTAVISYVRPCNPYVTGRGPIGSCCSGANRLNAAARTTSDRQSVCNCLKSVTRGYSQASFSRAEGIPRQCGINIPYKISPSTDCAKVR from the exons ATGAAGTTGATGTGCTCAGTTCTCATCGCGGCCGCACTGATCGCGGCCGTTGCTCCCCTGAGTGAGGCCGCGATCAGTTGCACGGCGGTGATTTCATACGTCAGACCATGCAACCCTTATGTGACTGGAAGGGGTCCGATAGGGTCCTGTTGCAGCGGCGCAAATCGTCTTAACGCCGCTGCCAGGACGACGTCAGACAGGCAGAGCGTCTGCAACTGCCTGAAATCCGTCACCAGGGGATACTCCCAAGCCAGCTTTAGTAGGGCCGAAGGCATCCCCCGACAATGTGGTATCAACATTCCGTACAAGATCAGCCCTTCCACTGACTGCGCCAA GGTGAGGTGA
- the LOC121773296 gene encoding non-specific lipid-transfer protein 1-like, translated as MAGVMKFLCSVLIAAALIAAIAPPSEAAISCGTVISYLQACLPYVTNRGPLGRCCGGVKGLYGAAKTTPDRQAVCTCLKSLAGSTSGVNFGKAAGLPSQCGVSIPYKISPSTDCSKVK; from the exons ATGGCCGGAGTGATGAAGTTCTTGTGCTCGGTCCTCATCGCGGCCGCATTGATCGCAGCCATTGCTCCTCCGAGCGAGGCCGCGATCTCATGCGGCACTGTGATTTCATACCTCCAAGCATGCCTCCCCTATGTGACAAATAGGGGCCCGCTTGGGAGGTGCTGTGGCGGCGTAAAGGGTCTTTACGGCGCTGCCAAGACGACGCCGGACAGGCAGGCCGTCTGCACCTGCCTGAAATCCCTCGCCGGGTCAACCTCCGGCGTCAACTTTGGCAAGGCCGCAGGCCTCCCCAGCCAGTGCGGTGTCAGCATTCCGTACAAGATCAGCCCTTCCACTGACTGCTCCAA GGTGAAGTGA
- the LOC121775576 gene encoding uncharacterized GPI-anchored protein At1g61900-like has translation MDGIKTATRLKGSWCYWLLQFAVWLCSISDVLALETATPSDISSVSLLASPPKSGIFKPIDISPAVIPHYSFQGGSLPPMYPTYPTTYEPVLTGRCPVNFSAISSIMEITASDCIQLLAGVVANIICCPQFNSLLHIFQGFYSTTSDHLVLQNAVADDCFKDIVSILASRGANNSVPIICSAKSTNLTGGSCPVKDVTTFEKTVNTSKLLDACSTIDPLKECCRSICQPAIMEAALKLSGVQSFMNDNKDAFGLSNNVDMINDCKGVVVSWISRKLPHENANKAFRILSACKVNKACPLDMKQPTEVIAACRNVAAPSPSCCSSVNTYIAGIQRQMLITNKQAIICATMFGAMLQKAGVMTNVYELCDVDLKDFSLQANGQEGCLLGSLPADMIYYNSSGFSFTCDLRDNIAAPWPSSSSMTSLSLCAPEMSLPALPTSKNLGWRGVGADVFVSILSIFVFGSILL, from the exons ATGGATGGTATTAAAACTGCTACGCGGCTCAAGG GCTCTTGGTGTTATTGGTTACTACAGTTTGCTGTCTGGCTGTGTAGCATTAGTGATGTGCTGGCTCTGGAGACGGCAACCCCCAGTGACATCTCTTCAGTTTCTTTGCTAGCTAGCCCACCTAAAAGTGGTATCTTTAAACCCATAGACATATCACCAGCTGTTATTCCACATTATTCCTTTCAGGGTGGTTCATTGCCTCCCATGTATCCCACCTATCCAACCACCTACGAGCCAGTATTGACTGGGCGGTGCCCTGTAAATTTTTCTGCCATTTCAAGTATTATGGAGATAACAGCATCCGACTGTATCCAGCTGTTAGCAGGAGTAGTTGCAAACATTATATGCTGCCCACAGTTCAATAGCTTGCTTCACATATTCCAGGGATTCTATAGCACCACTTCTGATCATCTAGTTTTACAAAATGCAGTCGCAGATGATTGTTTTAAAGATATTGTCAGTATATTAGCCAGCAGAGGAGCAAACAATTCAGTACCGATCATATGCTCTGCGAAATCTACTAATCTGACCGGTGGCTCCTGTCCCGTGAAGGACGTGACCACTTTTGAAAAAACAGTGAATACAAGCAAATTGTTAGACGCCTGCAGCACAATTGATCCGCTCAAAGAATGCTGCCGGTCGATTTGTCAGCCAGCTATTATGGAGGCTGCACTCAAATTATCCGGAGTTCAATCGTTCATGAATGATAATAAAGATGCATTTGGACTTTCGAATAATGTTGACATGATTAATGATTGCAAAGGAGTAGTTGTTTCATGGATTTCAAGGAAACTTCCTCATGAAAATGCAAACAAAGCATTCAGAATATTGTCTGCTTGCAAGGTCAACAAAG CTTGTCCGTTGGACATGAAACAACCAACGGAGGTAATTGCTGCATGCCGCAATGTTGCTGCACCGAGTCCATCATGTTGCAGCTCAGTAAATACTTATATCGCTGGGATACAGAGGCAAATGTTGATAACGAACAAGCAAGCAATTATATGTGCAACCATGTTTGGTGCAATGCTGCAGAAGGCTGGTGTGATGACAAATGTTTATGAGCTTTGTGATGTGGACTTAAAAGATTTCAGTCTCCAGG CGAATGGACAGGAAG GATGTTTGCTCGGGAGCCTTCCTGCAGACATGATATATTACAACTCGTCTGGGTTCAGCTTCACTTGTGATTTACGGGACAATATTGCAGCACCATGGCCTTCATCGTCGTCCATGACATCTTTGTCACTTTGCGCTCCCG AGATGTCATTGCCTGCACTACCTACATCGAAGAATTTGG GATGGCGCGGAGTTGGGGCAGATGTCTTTGTTTCGATTCTTTCAATTTTTGTGTTTGGTTCCATACTGTTATGA
- the LOC121774836 gene encoding putative disease resistance protein RGA4 isoform X2, producing MEGAAASAVIDVLVQNLIDYKKKFILVQGLNKEAAKLTERMDALQKFLENAEMSTIPSDGVKRWLDMLKEVTIEADNVLDEFNYDLLSKANKPIKPMKQKVLSCFSSCPNILRSRNMALRIREIDENLEYIYNKGEELVLNYMVATYEPTLPDATLETDPFTLDPIFIGRDDVVLEIVDILTTCMTTDERVVILAIVGMGGLGKTTLTKKVFSHLKKEAHFGSYIWVCVSQNFDPNVLLREILKGLPSSSYSEVETESRQDMLKRLQEALKDKTYLLILDNVWNQDRPKWEDFINSLLDVTSIKGNAIVVTTRITEFATIVRPHHTHELKGLLENDFWTIIKEKSLGKQDFPSELEAIGKRIATRCQGLPLAASVFGGIMRDKSEEEWLSVEENWLSHIVDITKILSLSYDNLSSLSLKKCFTYCSIFPKGHKIVRQELIDLWILEGFLQHDERNDMETVGNNVFNILLHNSLLVVEERDVYGNVESCVMHNLMHDLASSLLSGTDQVRYLYHGDGDADINERTEEANKYVRTLIFQGEIIETTVFSGFKYLQFLTLDCDKVTELPSSIRMLICLRNLNISRTRIENLPDWICELGGLQKLYALTWSLKELPSTFEYLISLQYFYIQSGVKLPPRIGRLTNLQALKFRVGELKGYTIEELGSLDNLERLSIENLEKVADTEEAKKAKLSKKRKLSALELEWGENGKCGRNDGPLKKEERNDEAVLEGLKPHQELKVLKIAGFKGERLPSWIVERRLDWLIEITLSSCQEFDEIPTLGDLPNLKFLSLSKLSNVRSINSLFCWTGNSDEVIFPSLESMSLLNMAELSEKRRTEFANEVKVFPHLKSLKIHHCYRLEYLPNWLFRKTHSLSELDIKHCPMLRILPDGLHALDSLEQLTIRGCRSLRSIAYPSGGRSFTSLRSLEIHDCHELVEMVEPLAPLLKKVSMVELKSLQNLPRFLRCLEKSQFLEQLTVVAVPIFMFNSSGYVWPFRRLKKLEIDISRLWSEENRVAINARVDYILLDCHFSLGELTLTGLDIWKCLPKSIQHLKVLHSLELEGFGEEALPE from the coding sequence ATGGAGGGAGCAGCTGCCTCCGCCGTTATTGATGTTCTTGTTCAAAACCTGATCGACTACAAGAAAAAGTTCATACTTGTTCAAGGTCTCAACAAAGAAGCAGCAAAACTAACTGAGCGTATGGATGCTCTCCAGAAATTCTTGGAAAACGCCGAGATGAGTACCATTCCCAGTGATGGTGTCAAAAGATGGCTCGACATGCTTAAAGAGGTGACCATCGAAGCTGACAATGTTTTGGATGAGTTCAACTATGATCTCCTTTCCAAAGCAAACAAGCCCATCAAACCCATGAAACAAAAGGTACTATCATGCTTCTCATCATGCCCTAATATATTACGTTCCCGAAATATGGCTCTTAGAATCCGAGAAATCGATGAGAATTTGGAGTATATTTACAATAAGGGAGAGGAGCTTGTCCTCAATTACATGGTTGCCACCTATGAGCCCACTTTGCCTGATGCTACTTTAGAAACTGACCCATTCACTCTTGATCCAATTTTTATTGGAAGAGATGATGTCGTGTTAGAAATAGTTGATATTCTTACCACTTGTATGACAACTGATGAACGTGTTGTTATCCTTGCCATTGTGGGAATGGGAGGATTGGGGAAAACGACCTTGACCAAAAAAGTCTTCAGTCATCTAAAGAAAGAGGCTCACTTTGGATCATATATCTGGGTTTGTGTTTCTCAAAATTTTGATCCAAACGTTCTTTTAAGGGAAATCCTCAAAGGATTGCCTTCCTCTTCCTATTCTGAAGTTGAAACTGAGAGTAGGCAAGATATGCTGAAAAGGCTTCAAGAAGCTTTAAAAGATAAAACTTATCTCCTTATTCTTGATAATGTTTGGAATCAAGATCGTCCCAAGTGGGAAGATTTTATTAATTCCTTATTGGACGTTACTTCTATCAAGGGAAATGCTATTGTTGTTACCACTAGAATTACAGAGTTTGCTACAATTGTGAGGCCACATCATACACATGAGCTGAAAGGGCTGTTAGAAAATGATTTTTGGacaattattaaagaaaaaagcTTAGGAAAACAAGATTTTCCATCGGAATTAGAGGCTATTGGGAAAAGGATTGCAACAAGATGTCAAGGTTTGCCATTAGCTGCCAGCGTATTTGGTGGAATAATGCGCGATAAATCTGAAGAAGAATGGCTTTCAGTCGAAGAGAATTGGCTTTCACACATTGTAGATATCACAAAGATATTGAGTTTGAGCTATGATAACTTGTCTTCACTGTCACTGAAAAAGTGCTTCACATACTGTTCGATTTTTCCAAAAGGTCACAAAATAGTGAGGCAAGAGTTGATTGACCTATGGATATTAGAAGGTTTTCTTCAACATGACGAAAGAAATGACATGGAGACTGTGGGCAACAATGTATTCAATATTCTTCTACACAACTCTTTATTGGTAGTTGAAGAGAGAGATGTGTATGGAAATGTTGAAAGTTGTGTGATGCACAATCTTATGCATGATCTCGCAAGTTCTCTTTTAAGTGGAACCGATCAAGTTCGATATTTGTATCACGGAGATGGTGACGCTGATATAAATGAAAGAACAGAAGAAGCAAACAAATATGTGCGTACGTTGATCTTCCAAGGTGAAATTATTGAAACCACAGTCTTCTCGGGTTTCAAGTATTTGCAATTCCTCACTCTCGATTGTGATAAAGTTACAGAGTTACCGAGTTCCATTCGTATGTTGATATGTTTGAGGAATCTTAATATTTCAAGAACACGAATTGAAAATTTGCCAGATTGGATTTGTGAACTCGGTGGTTTGCAAAAATTGTATGCATTGACATGGTCTTTGAAGGAACTGCCAAGTACGTTTGAGTACTTGATTAGTTTACAGTATTTTTATATTCAGAGTGGTGTAAAGTTGCCTCCTAGGATTGGGAGATTAACTAATCTGCAAGCTCTCAAGTTTAGAGTGGGAGAGCTGAAAGGATACACGATTGAAGAGTTGGGGAGTTTGGACAATCTCGAACGACTGTCTATTGAGAATCTGGAAAAGGTAGCTGACACTGAGGAAGCGAAGAAAGCAAAGTTATCTAAGAAGCGAAAACTAAGCGCCTTGGAGTTAGAATGGGGTGAAAATGGGAAATGTGGAAGAAATGATGGGCCTCTCAAAAAGGAAGAAAGGAATGATGAGGCTGTGTTGGAAGGACTCAAACCTCACCAAGAGCTAAAGGTGTTAAAGATTGCAGGATTCAAAGGCGAAAGATTACCATCATGGATTGTTGAAAGGAGGCTTGACTGGCTGATCGAGATAACACTGAGTAGCTGCCAAGAATTTGATGAAATTCCGACATTGGGGGACTTGCCAAATCTCAAATTTCTTAGTTTGAGCAAATTGAGCAATGTGAGGTCTATAAATTCTTTATTCTGTTGGACTGGCAATAGCGACGAAGTCATCTTTCCATCACTTGAAAGTATGTCATTGTTAAATATGGCTGAGCTGAGCGAGAAGAGACGAACAGAATTTGCCAATGAAGTGAAGGTATTTCCTCATCTTAAATCCTTGAAGATACACCACTGCTATAGATTGGAATATCTCCCAAACTGGTTATTCCGTAAAACTCATAGTCTCTCTGAATTGGATATAAAGCATTGCCCCATGTTGAGAATATTACCAGATGGTTTACACGCTCTAGATTCTCTGGAGCAGTTGACTATAAGAGGCTGTCGAAGTCTGAGGTCCATAGCGTATCCAAGTGGTGGGAGGAGCTTTACATCCCTCCGTAGTTTGGAGATTCATGATTGCCATGAGCTGGTGGAAATGGTGGAGCCATTGGCGCCTTTGCTCAAGAAAGTGTCTATGGTGGAGCTAAAGAGCCTTCAGAATCTACCTAGGTTTCTTCGTTGCTTGGAAAAATCACAATTTCTTGAACAACTGACCGTTGTTGCTGTCCCTATATTCATG